A genomic window from Fibrobacterota bacterium includes:
- a CDS encoding pectate lyase — protein MNTRLSIASLLAGAMVLQAQTVTIKEASGWIESAQVKWQTSGNPDSYNVYVSGQGLSNQQLDAKLIRNYGGYWRADAIGLKAGSYTLTVAPVTSGKEGAKVTTSALTVTAHNRAGFAFSGGRIPGAYNLDGTPMSGAVIVYVSDKSKDTVSLNVTGASTNPCVGLQNILYGFKKGKDTRPLIVRILGQVKDPAVMDGGDIVIENANLAAGHITLEGVGEDAVADGWGIRLKSASNIEVRNLGVMNVNSTAGDDVGLQQDNDHVWIHHVDFFYGDAGSDADQVKGDGAMDVKKSTYVTISYNHFWDNGKASLLGLSEGTTTGLYIDYHHNWFDHSDSRHPRVRFYSAHVYNNYYDGVAKYGAGSTMGSSIFMEGNYFRNCKHPMMTSMQGTDVWNETTKANDYKNMGTFSSEDGGTIKAWNNFMEGQGRFVPYGSKDFVNSTVDFDAYVASSRTEKVPATVKSAYGANVYNNFDTDNSVMYTYTADAPVDAKTKVMAYAGRMGGGDFKWTFKSAADDSSSTVNAPLKSALVGYKGALTYIQGEGKFQPSSVQKLSASGSDPIRVDLRSHKLSVADGLTMRSAQILGLDGTHVMEWNATTEANFAGLRSGIYLARVHTDRGTFQKLICNNN, from the coding sequence ATGAACACACGACTTTCCATCGCGAGCCTGCTGGCGGGAGCCATGGTCCTGCAAGCGCAGACCGTGACCATCAAGGAGGCATCCGGCTGGATCGAATCCGCCCAGGTGAAGTGGCAGACCTCCGGGAATCCCGACAGCTACAACGTGTACGTGAGTGGACAAGGATTGTCCAATCAGCAGTTGGATGCGAAACTGATCCGCAACTACGGGGGCTATTGGCGCGCCGATGCGATCGGCCTCAAGGCCGGCAGCTACACCTTGACCGTGGCTCCGGTGACTTCCGGCAAGGAAGGCGCGAAGGTCACCACCAGCGCCTTGACGGTGACCGCCCACAACCGTGCGGGTTTCGCGTTCTCCGGAGGGCGGATTCCGGGCGCCTACAACCTCGATGGCACGCCCATGTCCGGGGCGGTGATCGTGTATGTGTCCGATAAGAGCAAAGACACCGTTTCGCTCAATGTCACGGGCGCCAGCACCAATCCCTGCGTAGGGCTCCAGAACATCCTCTACGGCTTCAAGAAGGGCAAGGACACGCGTCCGCTCATCGTGAGGATTCTGGGGCAGGTGAAGGATCCCGCCGTGATGGACGGCGGCGACATCGTGATCGAAAACGCCAACCTCGCCGCGGGCCACATCACGCTGGAAGGCGTGGGGGAAGACGCCGTGGCTGATGGATGGGGGATTCGCCTGAAGAGCGCCTCCAACATCGAGGTCCGCAATCTGGGCGTGATGAACGTCAACAGCACGGCAGGAGACGATGTCGGACTCCAACAGGACAACGACCATGTCTGGATCCACCATGTCGACTTCTTCTACGGAGATGCCGGATCGGACGCCGACCAAGTGAAAGGCGACGGCGCGATGGACGTGAAGAAGTCCACCTACGTGACCATCTCCTACAACCACTTTTGGGACAACGGCAAGGCGAGCTTGCTGGGTTTGAGCGAGGGGACCACCACCGGGCTCTACATCGATTACCACCACAACTGGTTCGATCATTCCGACTCGCGCCACCCCCGCGTGCGGTTCTATTCCGCCCACGTCTACAACAACTACTACGACGGGGTGGCCAAGTACGGTGCCGGTTCCACCATGGGATCGTCCATCTTCATGGAAGGCAACTATTTCCGAAACTGCAAGCACCCCATGATGACTTCCATGCAGGGCACCGACGTTTGGAATGAAACCACCAAGGCCAACGACTACAAGAACATGGGCACGTTCTCCAGCGAGGATGGAGGCACCATCAAGGCCTGGAACAATTTCATGGAAGGCCAAGGCCGGTTTGTTCCGTACGGTTCGAAGGATTTTGTCAATTCCACAGTGGACTTCGACGCCTACGTGGCATCCAGCCGCACGGAAAAAGTTCCGGCCACGGTGAAGTCCGCCTATGGCGCCAATGTCTACAACAACTTCGACACGGACAACTCCGTGATGTACACCTACACGGCCGATGCCCCGGTCGATGCCAAGACCAAGGTGATGGCGTACGCGGGACGCATGGGCGGTGGCGACTTCAAATGGACCTTCAAGAGCGCGGCCGACGATTCCTCCTCCACGGTCAACGCGCCGTTGAAATCCGCGTTGGTGGGGTACAAGGGCGCACTGACCTACATCCAGGGCGAAGGCAAATTCCAGCCCTCCTCCGTGCAGAAATTGTCTGCCTCAGGATCCGACCCGATCCGCGTGGATCTGCGCTCGCACAAGCTTTCCGTGGCAGACGGCCTGACCATGCGATCCGCCCAGATCCTGGGGCTGGATGGCACGCACGTGATGGAATGGAACGCAACCACCGAAGCGAACTTCGCGGGACTGCGCTCGGGGATCTATCTGGCCCGCGTCCACACGGATCGCGGAACCTTCCAGAAGCTGATCTGCAACAACAATTGA